TTTGGTTTAATCCAAGtggacaagaagaagaagaaatacatGGCGGAAGTAAGTGTCAAGTCAAGCAGACTCGCAGATGCATGTAGCAGCTTCTGTTTTCACGAGCTGCCattcaaagtaaaagtatgtCAAGGGTTCGATCACAGAATATTAGCTATTTCAGAAAACTGGATTGGTCTAACTTATTTAATCTCTTGCCCATTGTGCTGATCCATTTaattaattctttttattatgGAATTTGGACGAGGTTGTCATTACGCgtgtttgtgctgttgttggGAAATGTGTCCTACAcaaaattatcattaaaaagacaaatacaggGAAACTGTCCGTCACCAAATTACACGCGTTTGTagacattttactttgaaaaacattAGACAGGAAGTCGAAAACACCAGAGCGTTCTGCGAATCTTTTGACTAATGCTGCCAGCACTTCTAAGCTACCAGTGGAAACGAAtatcttaaataataaaacgTACCCATGGGGGGTAAGAACAAACAACGCACTAAAGGAAATGTTCGGGTAAGTAGCCACCAGTATCTGTAAGCTAACGTCCGTTATTTAAGTAGCGTCAAACTTGCTAGCAACCAACGTGAACACGAGCTAATGTAAACTTGCGGTTATCAGCTAAGGCTACGTGTTGCAATGTGTTGCCCTCGCTGTTTGATAACCACTCGGTTCTCTCGGTTTTAGCCGTCCAGTAGTGGCCGGGCTGCTGAAGCACTGGCCCGGGAAGGCGGTGTCATCCCGGGGTTTGTTGGCTTCGATACAACAGTCACTTCGGAGTTGAGTTATGTGCCCGCTGTCCACGGCGCTGAAGAGATAGACAACCTGGTGGATGCCGAGTTCCGACTGGTGCTGAGGAAACTGTCGAAGAGGGATGTTGTCACAAGACTTAAAGTGAGTTAAAGCTCTTACCAACTATATTTGTATAGAAGGGATTTGCTGCCAGGCAAATATACGTatcatgcaaatataaaaacaatcacattgcTCTATGTACCACTTAAAGCGTACAGCGTACACGATGCGTCATTGATAATGTTGACGTTtccctgtgtgtatgtgtatgtatgtgttctCAGGCTGTGCAGGATTTTGGGTCCATGTGTCAGGAGCGGGATGCTGAAGACGTTAAAGGAGTCCTACCGTATTGGCCAAGGATTTACTGCAAGATATCCATGGTGAGCTGGTGATTCACCATGTAATCTCTAAGTGACTCTTTTTGTGTGAATGCCACATCAAGCTTACCTTACTGGATGAGGTGCTTTTCTATGTGTACATAAACGGTCTCATAGCTCATTGTTCTtatcaaataaaagaaaaggtcTATGTATGCAATGACTTGATATAGCTCAAaacaaaagtctgaaaatatATTCCCATTAAGGATAACATAATTATTAATGTGTCAGCGCTCGAGTTTGATGCTTCTATATAATCTCTGCCAGGATCACGATCGCCGCATTAGGGAGGCCACCCAGCAGGCCTTTGAGCAGCTGGTTCTAAAAGTCCGTCGCAGCTTGGCTCCCTTTCTGAAGAGCTTGATGGGCCACTGGATTCTGTCTCAATGTGACACTTACACACCTGCAGCCTCTGCTGCATGCCAAGCCTTCAAGGCTGCTTTCTCACCCAGCAAACAGCCTGAGGCTTTGAGCTTTTGCAAGGATGAGATCCTTACTGTAAGTAATAGTGGTAGGTTTGGAGTAAACAAAGGGATTTGCAATACATTGAgctaaattaataatatttttatggtACAGGTACTTCAAGatgttttgttaaaagaaaCTGCAGACACACTTAGCGATCCACAGTAAGTTCAGCTTTCATAACCATTCCCTTAGTTTAGTATACATAGTAATATGTTATTCAGCATCTTTGTTGAGCCTCTAACTTCCCTTGTTTTCTAGAAGTGTGACAGATGAGGAGAGAGAAGCCAAATACGTGCGCATGCTGACCAGTTCACTGCTTGGGGTTAAGAGAttgctctctctgctgctccagaaTGACAGAGTGGCACTGGAGCAAAGACTCGCAGATCTGGTTAACTCTGGGAAGTTCTGGAAGTACAGCAAACACAAGACACCACAGGTGGTCATGTTGAATAGGCTTGCTCTCTGCAAGGTTATGGATGTAAACACGTAGTTTTCCTAGTATAGGCACACAAGACAGTCAAAATAAAGGACTGAATTCTATTCTTTTCTATTCATCCTGAAGTTAAATATGTTTGTTGCAGCAGTGATATGAAATGCCACCTAAATGATTAGTAGGATTAGTAGAATAATTCTAAAAGTAATATTATGCTTTGCTCCACAGGTACGAGGGGCCTTCTTCGAGATGATTTGTGCTCTGTGTGAATTTACTCCAGGGCTGGTCCAGGTTGAAGCAGCACGACTCTGCCCTGCTGTACTCCTCAGCATTGATGACACAGATCCTATAGTGCTGCCCCCAGTGTGGGAAGCAGTTCTCCACGTTGTGTCTATGATCGCTGTAAGTTTGTCTTTAtgtggtttggttttgttgtgttttaattctCCGTGTTATTACGAGAGACTTAATAGCAGTTATTGAAAAAAGCACTCATGGAATCACAAACATATAGAGCTccaataaatgtgtttcataTTTGTAGCACAAATTTTTAGTTAGTTGTATCTTACATTTGTTATGTCTGTTGCATTTCTAGGATTGCTGGGCGCATGTGAATGCAAAGAAGGGCTTCTTGCCTAAACTTTGGTCACTACTGAAAGAGGGTGGCAAAGGCTTGGCTAAATCACTGCACCCTAATTTAATGCCTCTCCTCAGCAAACTGCCCCCACAGGTCACTGAGCCAACCTTTGACTTCTACACTAACTTCTTTACATCAGTCATACAAGGGTAATCTTTTTGTGTATGTACACTTGGActggaagataaaaaaaactgaattattgaATGATATTGAAGTTAGATGCAGCTGCaaatcactttgtttttgtgttacatattttaatttatagttCTTTTCCAGATGGAAAGCATAACAATAAAATGCAGTTCATTAAgcaatttattcttttttttaatgtggtgttTGCATTTGATACAACGATGAATCTAAAAGACTACACCTattaattactttgttttggAGTATTGATTTTTACATCAGAATCACTGTGTTACGCTCTGTAACCTTCAGTGCATATCTCTATTAGCCTGTCTAGTGAACGTGCAGTGATGAGTCCGTCGGAAAGTGCAGTTATAGTGACTTCTGTTGTTGAGTGCTTGAGGTACTGCATACTGCACaacacagaagaagaggaggatcaAAGAAAAATAAGGACGATGCTTATTTCACAGCAGGTGGGTTCACGCAGTTGCACATGCGTTTCTCGTTTTCAGATCTACCAGTCCCTACCATTTTCACATtggttttttgctttttttaataggTTGTACCATTGGTGGAGAAGGCTCTCGTAAATCCCTTACTTCAAAATggtcctctttttcttttgattgctGAAATGCTTATTTCCTGGGAGAGAAGGGTGGGTTTATACAATAAAGATGAAGCTAATGGCAACAAGGATATCTTTCAAGGGCTTCTGGCAGACTTCTGGGAGAGCCTTGGTATTCTTTTTGTGCATTATGTTGACAATGAGGAAGCAGACCAACAGGCTTTGGAAGGGGTTGCCACCTTAATGCAGGTTAGTTTAGGATTTGATTTTTCCATACTGAAATTTCCATGTTGGCACTGAGAATACAGCAGATCAATATGGCTGTCAGAGCCACTCTTGTCTTTAAAACTGGATATAGTGGGACAGAAAGTACAATGCCTAAACAAATTTATTCTGATTTCCCAATGCCTCTAGGTGATGCGTAACCCTGAGAGAGTAAACATAAAGCACATCCAAAAGGCGAGATATGTCAAGATTTGTTTCTCTAAGCCAGAGGACAATGACAAAACTGAGGCAGAAGGCGATGGTGCTGAGATGCCTGTGCAGACAGTATCACTTGTGAATGAGAAGGCATTGGGGTCCCTACAGGCTCAGCATTTTGAGGATGTGGTGTGCCAGCTGGCACAGCTGTGCCTGTTGCATGTGAATGAGAGAAACTCAGAGAGACATCTTGTTTTCCTCTCACTTCTTCTGCGGTCATTCCATACACCCAGAGTGTTCAGTGTAAGTCTCATCTGACTGTGAATAATGCATCGTAATTTGTTGGTGTGGTCAGTTCTGGTCCAGTATTCTATAGAGTTTTTAGGCTACGTGAATTAGTCTTTAGACTGACCAaatttgtgaaatgtgttttgaggTTTCACAAATGCATtctttgaaatgatttgcaatCTTAAATGTATGCAATATTTAATCAATGGGCTTTAAACATGCAAAAGCCTTGATATGACCGTTTGGAATAAACAATTAGATTTAGtttaaacaagttaaaaaaattttATTGCAGTTTAACTTTTCTATGCTCATTTTAGACATTGGTCAAATTGGATGGTAAAGTAACAAAGGACGGCGAGAGGCATGAGGTGCATATGAAAAATCCAGCACTGCAGTTCTTGTTGGACCGAGTGCTGGTGTGGCTCAGTGATAAGAGTCGCAGAGAAACTGGACACCTGGTGGAAATGCTCTTCAGCTCACTCCACTGCTGCAGCCAGCAAGAGACCACCCGCATACTTAACCACATCAGCACGGTAAGATAAGATTGCATATATTGTCATGTAACTTGACTTACATAAGTGCAGCACGATGATCCTTTTTTTGACATAGATTCAATATTAATTTTTGGTGTTTGACATTCATGCTCTTCACTTTGCTTTGTAGGTGGATTTACAATGGGGGATTATCCTGCAAATCATACAGAGGGTATGGTCATTGGGTTTGAACTGACTGTattaaagtttgtgtgtgtgtaaataaatagatttatttatttatctcgTCTCCGTTTACCTTCCTGTCAGGCATGTGCAGATCCTGAAACTCTGAAGAACTGTAATGATTGGCTGAAAGGTTCAGTTCTAGGTGAACAACTCCTGGGATTGACTGAGGAGTTGTGCAGCGTGGGTTGCTCCTCTCCCACTTCTGCCTCTTCTACAAGCAGCCACAGTTGGACACTTATAAGCCTGGTCCTTTCTCAACACCACAAGAATGGTAAATGGACAccagtgaatttttttttaacccacaaaaatatattttggttggattttaaatgaacattattTGTAGATTAATAGTAGAATAATTATATTTTGATTTGTCTTTACTTGCATAGTGCCTCTGATAGGGGAAGTGTACATGGAGAAGATCTTGGAGAAGCTCCATGCCACTCTGTCTGAGACCAAGAGTCTATCAGACGCAGGCAACATGGAGCCACTCATCTCTTTCATCTGTGATGTAGCCTCCACATTCTTCTCATCTGTACAAAACTGTCTTTTACTACTCTCTGCTGAGGAACTTTTGCTTACGGTCTTCCAGCTCACTGCTCaagatcaaacacacactcacctgtcaGGTAGCTACTTACACAGATGTGGcacaaaatacatgtatttgCCAGGTATTCTAAGTAATTCATTTGTTGGCTTTAAAAGACTCCCTTTTAGATAAGCTCAAGAGCGTGTGTTTCACTGGGGTCCGGTCACTGATCCAGCACCCAGAATATGAAGTCAAGAAGGGTGGTTGCTTGCACAGTGCAGCCATTTGGGTGAAGAACCAACTACTCACTGTTTCTCTGGACATTAAAAGGTAATCAAACACTTTTCActggatgctttttttttttttttttttttttaagttatatcTCCCACGTTtatttttgccatatttatTGTGTATTAATAGGTGTGACCATATATTGCAAATCTATCCCAAGACTTCATTGCAGTTCTTGTTGACTCTTGATGTTATATTGTAGTTTACAGGTTTTAGTTTTGGCTGTACAGAGCCTACTGGAGACGATCATCTCCGTCTGCGAACAAAACTCTTCCATCCTTGTTGAGTTTTGTACCCTGTTGACACCCAGCCAGACAGAATGGACAAAAATCAGGCAGGCCTTACCTCCACAGGTTAGCCAGCCAATCTATCAACCATACTGAAGGATAATATCAAATTCAGGCTACTAACTTACATTGATTCTGGAAAAACTCTACTTCCTTTAAATCTTACACATGAAACCCCTTCGTCTGTCCCCTGCAGTGGATCAAAAACCCCTTACTGTCCAGTCGTCACCGAGGTGTTTGCGAAAAACCCTCCATGGACATGTGGAAGTTCAGATTGTCATCCAGGCTTCCAGCCCACCTATGTGCCTGTGCCATGTTAGGGAAGGTAGTCAAGACAGCATTCACACCCTGTGACCAACAGAACTGGGAGTGTTCTTCAGTAAACCTACAGTACACAGGTACACACAAAATACAtgaattattttactgtaactttgacaaagcacaaaatatACAGCACATgagatatgtgtgtttgtgtttggcagTTTCAGAGTTGCTCTATGCACTACAGTGGTGTAAGGAGGTAGAGTACAGCCCTGCTGTGGTGTCAGCATATCACAGCCTGCTGACAGACTGGGGGCTGTCTGAAGGCCTCCACAACCAGGTGCCCAAGAAAAAACTACTGGAGGAACTCTACTTAAGGTAAGGTcgataataatatttttatttttttttaagcagtgaAAATTAAAAGGGTAATTAGCAAAGTAAGCAGTAACAAATGTGCTAGCTCCAAATATCAAAATATGGTTTTCTTCATTaacattcagtcatttaataaaaagggTCAAATGAATATAACCTGCATTGTAACATTCACTATAGGTCTGTGGAAGATGGGGGTCTGTGGTCTCTTACTCTAGATAACTACATACACACCAGCAGCCACACCAGTGAAACTGTGAAGAAGCTATACAGCAGTATCAACGAGTgagtaatttacattttatgtaattcCAACACTCTGGATTTCACATTTCAAGCACTTATGTGCCTTCTTTTACCATTTCGTTTTATATTGAAAACTGTCCGTTTGATCAGTTTGTTCCCAGTGTCTCAAAGCAAACTGAGCACACTCCAGGTGCTCTGTCCAATTATGACcaaagaagacagagagactCTTATTTTCCTGGCTACTGCTGGATTGATCAACTGGCAACAGAATGACAGTGagaacacacactctcaaatgtatatatttttaactagaaccaagaaaataaagacttttGCGTGTGTGTCACAGATCTGTATGGCTGTCTGGCAGTGCTTCTGTGCTGtctaaaagcaaacacacaaatcgAAGAGAAGATTGTGCAGGCTATCCTGGCCACAGTGATGGAATGGAGGAACAGCAAAGAGGACTGGTTCCTCTTTAGCAGGTAATGTAATTACACAATCTTTTATCTTTATGGAATTTATTGAAGCACTTATGtagttatgttttaaattgtcaCATTGCCTTTATTTCAGTGACCTGTCTAAAGCAACTCCAGAACAGTTAAATCTTACTGTTGAGATGATGCGCTTCCTGTCTTGGCTGGTGACTCATTGTCCGGCACTTCTTAGCACCAACCAGTGGGACTTCTTGCTCTGTTC
The Channa argus isolate prfri chromosome 24, Channa argus male v1.0, whole genome shotgun sequence genome window above contains:
- the ltn1 gene encoding E3 ubiquitin-protein ligase listerin isoform X1; the protein is MGGKNKQRTKGNVRPSSSGRAAEALAREGGVIPGFVGFDTTVTSELSYVPAVHGAEEIDNLVDAEFRLVLRKLSKRDVVTRLKAVQDFGSMCQERDAEDVKGVLPYWPRIYCKISMDHDRRIREATQQAFEQLVLKVRRSLAPFLKSLMGHWILSQCDTYTPAASAACQAFKAAFSPSKQPEALSFCKDEILTVLQDVLLKETADTLSDPQSVTDEEREAKYVRMLTSSLLGVKRLLSLLLQNDRVALEQRLADLVNSGKFWKYSKHKTPQVRGAFFEMICALCEFTPGLVQVEAARLCPAVLLSIDDTDPIVLPPVWEAVLHVVSMIADCWAHVNAKKGFLPKLWSLLKEGGKGLAKSLHPNLMPLLSKLPPQVTEPTFDFYTNFFTSVIQGLSSERAVMSPSESAVIVTSVVECLRYCILHNTEEEEDQRKIRTMLISQQVVPLVEKALVNPLLQNGPLFLLIAEMLISWERRVGLYNKDEANGNKDIFQGLLADFWESLGILFVHYVDNEEADQQALEGVATLMQVMRNPERVNIKHIQKARYVKICFSKPEDNDKTEAEGDGAEMPVQTVSLVNEKALGSLQAQHFEDVVCQLAQLCLLHVNERNSERHLVFLSLLLRSFHTPRVFSTLVKLDGKVTKDGERHEVHMKNPALQFLLDRVLVWLSDKSRRETGHLVEMLFSSLHCCSQQETTRILNHISTVDLQWGIILQIIQRACADPETLKNCNDWLKGSVLGEQLLGLTEELCSVGCSSPTSASSTSSHSWTLISLVLSQHHKNVPLIGEVYMEKILEKLHATLSETKSLSDAGNMEPLISFICDVASTFFSSVQNCLLLLSAEELLLTVFQLTAQDQTHTHLSDSLLDKLKSVCFTGVRSLIQHPEYEVKKGGCLHSAAIWVKNQLLTVSLDIKSLQVLVLAVQSLLETIISVCEQNSSILVEFCTLLTPSQTEWTKIRQALPPQWIKNPLLSSRHRGVCEKPSMDMWKFRLSSRLPAHLCACAMLGKVVKTAFTPCDQQNWECSSVNLQYTVSELLYALQWCKEVEYSPAVVSAYHSLLTDWGLSEGLHNQVPKKKLLEELYLRSVEDGGLWSLTLDNYIHTSSHTSETVKKLYSSINDLFPVSQSKLSTLQVLCPIMTKEDRETLIFLATAGLINWQQNDNLYGCLAVLLCCLKANTQIEEKIVQAILATVMEWRNSKEDWFLFSSDLSKATPEQLNLTVEMMRFLSWLVTHCPALLSTNQWDFLLCSMLAWLETASENVSSLWNPWVQLFVCENTALIVKLNEFFASSSPELLENLPAELTGEWRDFFVEGISTLLLPLPINIIDAFTEPDDPLFPLVVLQSVGVALTYVPLPQLNQNSLPPRFIADQKTNLPEPLQTLLNTICPLLLFKARPLQIAVYHLLEKVMPQLPECDGEGDNSKSDDDHDEPCLSPPAALMSILSTCEELCDSILAGLQVGEFAVVQPLSVEYSCILGYLLAWKLLLTFFKSSPSHLRAHYAQYLKRSCSLNKLLLHLFKLMPENPVFHGQGVETKETKTFFTESLFLVVDKSDSVEWELPHLACSVYYSTVQDLPAMVRLWWNSQEKRVSAAVERFTIKYVSPVLSAEEISSVHSSTQMFDSMTVKARSAAREVIATYSVDDIFIELVIQLPQNYPLGSISVESGRRVGVAVQQWRNWMLQLSTYLTHQNGSIMEGLALWKNNVDKRFEGIEDCMICFSVIHGSNYSLPKKACHTCKKKFHSACLYKWFTSSNKSTCPLCRETFF
- the ltn1 gene encoding E3 ubiquitin-protein ligase listerin isoform X2, encoding MGGKNKQRTKGNVRPSSSGRAAEALAREGGVIPGFVGFDTTVTSELSYVPAVHGAEEIDNLVDAEFRLVLRKLSKRDVVTRLKAVQDFGSMCQERDAEDVKGVLPYWPRIYCKISMVRGAFFEMICALCEFTPGLVQVEAARLCPAVLLSIDDTDPIVLPPVWEAVLHVVSMIADCWAHVNAKKGFLPKLWSLLKEGGKGLAKSLHPNLMPLLSKLPPQVTEPTFDFYTNFFTSVIQGLSSERAVMSPSESAVIVTSVVECLRYCILHNTEEEEDQRKIRTMLISQQVVPLVEKALVNPLLQNGPLFLLIAEMLISWERRVGLYNKDEANGNKDIFQGLLADFWESLGILFVHYVDNEEADQQALEGVATLMQVMRNPERVNIKHIQKARYVKICFSKPEDNDKTEAEGDGAEMPVQTVSLVNEKALGSLQAQHFEDVVCQLAQLCLLHVNERNSERHLVFLSLLLRSFHTPRVFSTLVKLDGKVTKDGERHEVHMKNPALQFLLDRVLVWLSDKSRRETGHLVEMLFSSLHCCSQQETTRILNHISTVDLQWGIILQIIQRACADPETLKNCNDWLKGSVLGEQLLGLTEELCSVGCSSPTSASSTSSHSWTLISLVLSQHHKNVPLIGEVYMEKILEKLHATLSETKSLSDAGNMEPLISFICDVASTFFSSVQNCLLLLSAEELLLTVFQLTAQDQTHTHLSDSLLDKLKSVCFTGVRSLIQHPEYEVKKGGCLHSAAIWVKNQLLTVSLDIKSLQVLVLAVQSLLETIISVCEQNSSILVEFCTLLTPSQTEWTKIRQALPPQWIKNPLLSSRHRGVCEKPSMDMWKFRLSSRLPAHLCACAMLGKVVKTAFTPCDQQNWECSSVNLQYTVSELLYALQWCKEVEYSPAVVSAYHSLLTDWGLSEGLHNQVPKKKLLEELYLRSVEDGGLWSLTLDNYIHTSSHTSETVKKLYSSINDLFPVSQSKLSTLQVLCPIMTKEDRETLIFLATAGLINWQQNDNLYGCLAVLLCCLKANTQIEEKIVQAILATVMEWRNSKEDWFLFSSDLSKATPEQLNLTVEMMRFLSWLVTHCPALLSTNQWDFLLCSMLAWLETASENVSSLWNPWVQLFVCENTALIVKLNEFFASSSPELLENLPAELTGEWRDFFVEGISTLLLPLPINIIDAFTEPDDPLFPLVVLQSVGVALTYVPLPQLNQNSLPPRFIADQKTNLPEPLQTLLNTICPLLLFKARPLQIAVYHLLEKVMPQLPECDGEGDNSKSDDDHDEPCLSPPAALMSILSTCEELCDSILAGLQVGEFAVVQPLSVEYSCILGYLLAWKLLLTFFKSSPSHLRAHYAQYLKRSCSLNKLLLHLFKLMPENPVFHGQGVETKETKTFFTESLFLVVDKSDSVEWELPHLACSVYYSTVQDLPAMVRLWWNSQEKRVSAAVERFTIKYVSPVLSAEEISSVHSSTQMFDSMTVKARSAAREVIATYSVDDIFIELVIQLPQNYPLGSISVESGRRVGVAVQQWRNWMLQLSTYLTHQNGSIMEGLALWKNNVDKRFEGIEDCMICFSVIHGSNYSLPKKACHTCKKKFHSACLYKWFTSSNKSTCPLCRETFF